The Devosia sp. MC521 genome has a segment encoding these proteins:
- a CDS encoding septation protein A, which produces MTDKTQAEPSWDELKPQVIKLALELGPLVLFFIMNGRTDIFVATAWFMGAMVLSLALSWLILRKIAVMPLVTGAVVLIFGGLTLWLQDDTFIKMKPTITNSLFAVVLLGGLLFGQSLLKYVFGDVYKLKPEGWWKMTLNWGLFFVLLAVINEIVWRNFDTDFWVAFKVWGIMPLTVIFSMTQLPLLQKYAPQPEQNEAR; this is translated from the coding sequence ATGACCGACAAAACCCAGGCCGAACCGAGTTGGGATGAGCTAAAGCCGCAAGTGATCAAGCTTGCGTTGGAACTAGGGCCTTTGGTGCTGTTCTTCATCATGAACGGCCGCACCGATATTTTCGTCGCGACCGCATGGTTCATGGGCGCGATGGTTCTTTCCCTCGCATTGTCTTGGCTGATCTTGCGCAAAATCGCGGTTATGCCACTGGTCACTGGTGCAGTGGTGTTGATTTTTGGTGGCCTGACCCTGTGGTTGCAGGATGACACCTTCATCAAGATGAAGCCGACCATTACCAATTCGCTTTTTGCAGTGGTGCTGCTTGGCGGGCTGCTGTTCGGTCAGTCCTTGCTCAAATACGTCTTTGGCGACGTCTATAAGCTCAAGCCTGAAGGCTGGTGGAAGATGACTCTCAATTGGGGGCTGTTCTTCGTCTTACTGGCCGTCATCAACGAGATTGTCTGGCGCAATTTCGACACCGACTTTTGGGTCGCCTTCAAAGTTTGGGGCATCATGCCGTTGACGGTGATTTTCTCGATGACGCAGCTACCGCTGCTGCAGAAATACGCACCGCAGCCCGAACAGAACGAGGCGCGGTAA
- the ftsY gene encoding signal recognition particle-docking protein FtsY codes for MSEKKPSFFQRFFGGQPAPAPAGPESLPDSPLAPVHVPETPEPEPIAVVEAPAVEEDLPPPGPPEMTPDYVEEVEDQLVSPPQAIATPVRLAPASAVDVPAEKQGWFARLASGLKRSSDNLSTSITSVFTKRKLDAATLDELEDVLVQADLGIETAISITETLRRDRFDKDVSGEDVRAVLAAEVEKVLTPVAQPLVVDAAQKPFIILMIGVNGSGKTTTIGKLAQKFSREGKSVMLAAGDTFRAAAIEQLQVWGQRTNSPVISRPAGADASGLAFDAVTQAKAEGRDVLIIDTAGRLQNREELMDELEKIIRVIKKVDPSAPHATLLTLDATTGQNALRQVEIFGKRGGVTGLVMTKLDGTARGGILVAIARKFGLPVHFIGVGEGVEDLEPFEAGDFAKAIAGQH; via the coding sequence ATGAGCGAAAAGAAACCCAGCTTCTTCCAGCGGTTTTTCGGTGGCCAGCCTGCTCCAGCACCGGCGGGTCCAGAAAGCTTGCCTGATTCACCTTTGGCACCAGTCCATGTGCCAGAAACACCCGAGCCCGAACCAATTGCTGTCGTTGAGGCGCCTGCGGTCGAGGAAGACCTGCCGCCGCCCGGCCCACCGGAAATGACGCCAGACTATGTCGAAGAGGTTGAAGACCAGCTGGTCTCGCCGCCTCAAGCGATCGCAACCCCTGTGCGGCTTGCACCCGCGTCAGCTGTTGACGTTCCGGCCGAAAAGCAAGGCTGGTTCGCGCGTCTTGCCTCGGGCCTAAAACGCTCATCAGACAATCTGAGCACCTCGATCACTTCGGTTTTCACCAAGCGTAAGCTTGATGCGGCAACGCTTGATGAGCTGGAAGACGTTCTGGTTCAGGCTGACTTGGGGATTGAGACGGCGATTTCCATCACCGAAACGCTGCGCCGCGACCGTTTTGATAAAGACGTGTCGGGTGAAGACGTCCGTGCCGTTCTCGCTGCTGAAGTCGAAAAAGTGCTCACCCCAGTCGCACAGCCTCTGGTTGTCGACGCCGCGCAAAAGCCCTTCATTATCTTGATGATTGGCGTCAACGGCTCGGGCAAGACCACCACCATCGGCAAGCTGGCGCAGAAATTCTCGCGCGAAGGCAAGTCGGTCATGCTCGCCGCGGGCGATACATTCCGCGCCGCAGCCATTGAACAGCTTCAGGTCTGGGGGCAGCGCACCAATTCCCCCGTCATCTCGCGTCCAGCGGGGGCAGACGCTTCGGGTTTGGCCTTCGATGCCGTCACCCAAGCTAAGGCTGAGGGCCGCGATGTACTCATCATCGATACGGCGGGACGGTTGCAGAACCGCGAAGAGCTGATGGATGAGTTGGAAAAAATCATCCGTGTGATCAAGAAGGTTGATCCTTCCGCTCCCCACGCGACCCTTCTGACCTTGGATGCGACTACCGGCCAGAATGCGCTTCGTCAGGTTGAAATTTTTGGCAAGCGCGGTGGGGTAACAGGGCTGGTGATGACCAAGCTTGATGGTACGGCCCGCGGTGGCATTCTCGTGGCCATCGCCCGTAAATTTGGCCTGCCTGTGCATTTTATTGGTGTCGGCGAAGGGGTTGAAGACCTTGAGCCCTTTGAAGCAGGCGATTTTGCCAAGGCCATCGCTGGCCAGCATTAA
- the tsaD gene encoding tRNA (adenosine(37)-N6)-threonylcarbamoyltransferase complex transferase subunit TsaD — MILGIETSCDETAASIVVRDETGRGTIRSNVVRSQLDEHAAFGGVVPELAARAHVEWLDHIIAQAVDEAGIAISEVDAIAATAGPGLIGGVLVGLTTAKALSASLDKPLIAVNHLEGHALTARLTNEVQFPYLMLLVSGGHSQFVLVRGVGDYERWGGTIDDALGEAFDKTAKLLSLGHPGGPAVEQMAKQGDPKRFRFPRPLLREERLDFSFSGLKTAVRLQAEALAPLTDQDVADIAASFQATVSEIVAKRSSQALDRFKTELPDAVPTLVVAGGVAANQAISAALRAVVEAHGATLVVPPIALCTDNGAMIAWAGAERFALHARNTLDFAARPRWPLDTPDMKVSSDDV, encoded by the coding sequence ATCATTCTTGGCATTGAGACCAGCTGCGACGAAACCGCCGCTTCGATAGTTGTCCGGGATGAAACCGGCCGGGGAACAATCCGTTCCAATGTGGTCCGATCCCAATTGGATGAACACGCAGCCTTTGGCGGTGTCGTCCCAGAATTGGCGGCGCGAGCCCATGTTGAATGGCTCGACCATATCATCGCACAAGCCGTTGACGAAGCCGGAATTGCGATCAGCGAAGTTGATGCAATTGCTGCAACCGCTGGCCCTGGCCTTATCGGCGGGGTGCTGGTGGGATTAACAACGGCCAAAGCCTTGTCGGCCTCGCTCGACAAGCCGCTGATCGCCGTCAATCACCTTGAAGGCCACGCGCTCACCGCGCGCCTGACCAATGAGGTGCAATTCCCCTATCTTATGCTGCTCGTTTCCGGCGGCCATAGCCAGTTTGTGCTGGTGCGTGGCGTGGGTGACTATGAGCGCTGGGGCGGGACAATTGACGATGCCTTGGGCGAAGCCTTCGATAAAACAGCAAAGCTTTTGTCGCTCGGACATCCCGGCGGGCCTGCTGTTGAGCAGATGGCAAAACAGGGCGACCCAAAGCGTTTCCGCTTCCCAAGACCTCTTCTGCGGGAAGAGCGGCTCGACTTTTCGTTCTCTGGGCTGAAAACCGCCGTGAGATTGCAGGCAGAAGCCTTGGCACCGCTCACCGACCAAGACGTCGCCGACATTGCGGCCTCCTTCCAGGCGACCGTGTCGGAAATTGTAGCGAAGCGCTCGTCTCAAGCACTCGACCGGTTTAAGACCGAGCTGCCTGATGCCGTACCTACGCTAGTGGTTGCAGGTGGGGTTGCGGCTAATCAGGCCATTTCGGCGGCATTGCGGGCCGTTGTGGAGGCGCATGGAGCGACGCTTGTTGTTCCCCCCATTGCGCTTTGCACCGATAATGGCGCGATGATCGCTTGGGCAGGCGCCGAACGCTTTGCACTCCATGCGCGCAATACGCTCGATTTTGCCGCACGCCCACGCTGGCCCCTTGATACGCCGGATATGAAGGTTTCGTCCGATGACGTTTGA
- a CDS encoding EVE domain-containing protein, whose translation MAYWLMKSEPDVFSYADLEAKTAKGEVEEWHGVRNYLARNNMREMKKGDLAFFYHSNIGREIVGIARIANESHPDSTAEPNNKGQIVWDCVDLEAVKPFPRAVTLAEIKGTEQLSEIELVKYSRLSVSRVSEYEWELLCKMGGL comes from the coding sequence ATGGCCTATTGGCTGATGAAGTCTGAGCCCGATGTTTTCTCATACGCAGACCTCGAGGCCAAAACGGCCAAGGGCGAAGTGGAAGAATGGCATGGGGTGCGCAATTATCTCGCGCGCAACAATATGCGGGAGATGAAGAAGGGTGACCTCGCCTTTTTCTATCACTCCAACATCGGCCGCGAGATCGTGGGCATCGCGCGTATTGCAAATGAGTCTCATCCCGACAGCACCGCGGAGCCCAACAACAAGGGGCAGATCGTTTGGGACTGTGTTGATCTCGAAGCGGTAAAACCATTTCCCCGCGCCGTGACCTTGGCTGAGATCAAAGGCACTGAGCAGCTCAGTGAAATTGAGCTGGTGAAATATTCTCGCCTCTCGGTCTCGCGCGTTTCGGAATATGAATGGGAACTGCTCTGCAAGATGGGCGGCCTTTAG
- the ffh gene encoding signal recognition particle protein — protein MFESLSDRLGKIFDGLRGRGALNEADVDAAMREIRRALIEADVSLEVVRAFVEQVRERAIGAEVTRSVTPGQQVVKIVNDELVAVLGSDAVTIDLNAPAPVTLLMVGLQGSGKTTTTAKIAKRLKDKQRKKVLLASLDTRRPAAMEQLRILGEQVGVDTLPIVSSETPVEIARRAEREARLGGYDVLIVDTAGRTHIDEELMVETVSIKETVKPHEILLVVDSLTGQDAINVARSFDTRLDITGIVLTRVDGDGRGGAALSMRAATGKPIKLIGVGEKMDALEDFHPSRIADRILGMGDIVSLVEKAAEHVTAEDAAKMAKKLKKGSFDLDDLRGQLQQMKKMGGMGGLMGMMPGAGQMKKAMANANIDEKVFDRQIAIINSMTAKERANPDLLNASRRKRIAAGAGVDVSEINKLTKQHRQMADMMKKVSKGGMGALGGMFGGKMGGMLGGMPDLSKMDPKQLEAMARQAGINPDQLKGLPGADLPAPKALPTDVNALLKSSGGPGLPGLGGIPKFPGLHGLGKKK, from the coding sequence ATGTTCGAGAGCTTAAGCGACCGGCTTGGCAAAATCTTTGACGGGCTTCGTGGCCGCGGCGCGCTGAATGAAGCGGACGTCGATGCTGCAATGCGCGAAATTCGTCGCGCCCTTATTGAAGCCGACGTTTCGCTTGAAGTTGTCCGTGCCTTCGTTGAGCAGGTTCGTGAACGCGCTATTGGCGCTGAAGTCACGCGCTCCGTTACCCCGGGCCAGCAAGTCGTCAAGATCGTCAACGACGAACTCGTTGCAGTTCTTGGCTCTGACGCTGTCACCATCGATCTTAACGCTCCTGCCCCCGTAACCCTCCTGATGGTTGGTTTGCAGGGTTCGGGTAAGACCACCACCACCGCCAAGATCGCCAAACGTCTTAAGGACAAGCAGCGCAAGAAAGTGCTGCTGGCTTCGCTCGATACGCGCCGTCCGGCTGCTATGGAGCAGCTGCGCATCCTTGGCGAACAGGTTGGTGTCGACACTCTTCCAATCGTCTCGAGCGAAACGCCGGTCGAAATCGCGCGTCGCGCTGAACGCGAAGCCCGCCTCGGCGGCTATGACGTTCTGATCGTCGACACCGCCGGTCGTACGCATATCGACGAGGAACTGATGGTCGAAACGGTCTCCATTAAGGAGACCGTCAAGCCACACGAGATTCTGCTGGTTGTCGATTCGTTGACCGGTCAGGACGCGATCAACGTCGCCCGCTCATTTGATACCCGTCTCGATATCACCGGTATCGTGCTGACACGCGTGGATGGCGACGGTCGTGGCGGCGCTGCACTCTCGATGCGTGCAGCAACCGGCAAGCCGATCAAGCTGATCGGTGTTGGCGAAAAGATGGATGCCCTCGAGGACTTCCATCCAAGCCGTATCGCTGACCGTATCCTTGGCATGGGCGACATTGTTTCGCTCGTGGAAAAGGCTGCCGAACACGTTACCGCCGAAGACGCCGCGAAAATGGCGAAGAAGCTCAAGAAGGGCTCCTTTGACCTCGACGATCTGCGCGGCCAGCTTCAGCAGATGAAGAAGATGGGCGGCATGGGCGGCCTGATGGGCATGATGCCCGGTGCCGGCCAGATGAAAAAGGCTATGGCCAACGCGAACATCGACGAAAAGGTCTTTGATCGCCAGATCGCTATTATCAATTCGATGACCGCCAAGGAACGGGCCAACCCGGACCTGCTCAATGCCTCACGTCGCAAGCGTATCGCTGCTGGTGCCGGTGTTGACGTGTCGGAAATCAATAAGCTGACCAAACAGCACCGCCAGATGGCGGATATGATGAAAAAAGTCTCCAAGGGCGGCATGGGCGCACTCGGGGGCATGTTTGGGGGCAAGATGGGCGGAATGCTCGGCGGTATGCCGGACCTGTCCAAAATGGACCCTAAACAGCTTGAAGCCATGGCCCGTCAGGCCGGCATCAATCCCGATCAGCTCAAGGGCCTGCCCGGGGCTGATCTCCCTGCCCCCAAGGCGCTGCCGACTGACGTCAACGCGCTGCTCAAGTCCTCCGGCGGCCCGGGTCTTCCTGGTCTCGGCGGCATACCAAAATTCCCAGGCCTGCACGGCTTGGGCAAGAAGAAATAG
- a CDS encoding NAD(P)H-dependent glycerol-3-phosphate dehydrogenase → MTFDHVAVIGGGAWGTALAQAAAMAGRSVSLVVRSAEQAASINATRINEKSLPGQILSPAISAVTSLGAADLIIMTVPAQTTRSVLAALDPRLLHNKPVILSAKGLEQGTLERQSAIVEQLCPTAVPYVLSGPSFAADLASGRPTAVTLAGDDDEATEAIAAALAGPSFRLYAADDRTGVEIAGALKNVYALACGAIEGANLGASARAALIARGYAEMARMVTAMGGSASTLTGLAGMGDLTLTCTSNQSRNYQFGIALGAGSSTQDILASGAKLAEGVATAPVAAALAKTLGVDAPLIDAVDAVVSGTSNIATVVAGLMSRPLKRED, encoded by the coding sequence ATGACGTTTGATCATGTTGCTGTCATTGGTGGCGGCGCTTGGGGCACCGCTCTAGCGCAAGCGGCGGCAATGGCCGGTCGCAGCGTCAGTTTGGTAGTCCGCTCGGCTGAACAGGCCGCCTCGATTAACGCCACGCGGATCAACGAAAAATCCCTGCCCGGGCAGATCTTGTCGCCAGCGATCAGCGCTGTGACCAGTTTGGGCGCTGCTGATTTGATTATTATGACTGTGCCCGCCCAGACGACACGGTCGGTTTTGGCGGCGCTTGACCCCAGATTATTGCACAATAAGCCCGTGATCCTTTCGGCTAAAGGCCTTGAGCAGGGCACGCTGGAGCGGCAGAGCGCCATTGTCGAGCAGCTGTGCCCAACTGCGGTCCCTTATGTCCTCTCTGGCCCAAGCTTTGCCGCGGACCTCGCCTCGGGGCGTCCCACTGCCGTGACACTGGCCGGCGATGATGATGAGGCCACCGAAGCTATCGCTGCCGCTTTGGCAGGACCGAGCTTCCGACTCTACGCCGCAGATGACCGCACCGGGGTAGAAATCGCTGGTGCGCTCAAGAACGTCTATGCGCTGGCCTGTGGTGCTATAGAAGGGGCGAACCTTGGCGCTTCGGCGCGCGCCGCCTTGATCGCGCGCGGCTATGCAGAAATGGCACGCATGGTGACAGCCATGGGTGGCTCGGCCAGCACGCTCACCGGATTAGCGGGCATGGGCGATCTCACCCTGACCTGCACATCCAACCAATCGCGCAATTATCAGTTTGGTATTGCTCTGGGTGCGGGAAGTTCGACGCAAGACATTCTAGCCAGCGGCGCAAAACTGGCCGAAGGTGTCGCCACCGCGCCGGTTGCTGCTGCCTTGGCGAAGACCCTTGGGGTCGATGCCCCACTGATCGACGCGGTAGATGCTGTAGTAAGCGGCACCTCTAATATTGCGACCGTTGTCGCCGGGCTGATGTCCCGGCCTTTGAAGAGAGAAGACTGA
- a CDS encoding GNAT family N-acetyltransferase, with protein sequence MELVSTGMRRVLVPIGYAFSQISNALVAAEEDAETVVGQLIDATKSKISSDTLLFTKVRSGSSLYKGLPADHVKTAETLGAPVAELSDYPDFAAYFRTVRPKTRKNIRNARNRLEREATLSHHVVDDAGQQLALIERTLSSRDQRLKEQGLTSRAFGTRHFQDFCASLVGNPNLSITGFSLIHGQNFLAEQWGFTHGGRYYAYVAARDFSQSDESPGKMHLAEVTQACADRGLAACDLGIPTMPYKLTWATHVVDVHDIAIPLTARGKLIVRVWDVWLRPNLKALVLRTPPTLRVKVMRFFGRNKDQKP encoded by the coding sequence ATGGAACTCGTGAGCACAGGCATGCGTCGTGTCTTAGTGCCCATTGGCTATGCTTTTTCTCAGATATCGAATGCCTTGGTAGCCGCAGAAGAAGATGCTGAGACCGTGGTCGGACAACTGATCGATGCCACGAAATCAAAAATTTCCAGTGATACGCTGCTCTTCACGAAAGTGCGCAGCGGCTCGTCACTCTATAAAGGTCTGCCGGCCGATCACGTAAAAACCGCCGAAACCCTCGGTGCGCCCGTCGCAGAACTATCGGACTATCCTGACTTCGCTGCATATTTTCGCACGGTAAGGCCGAAAACACGCAAAAACATCCGCAATGCCCGCAATAGGCTCGAACGCGAGGCCACACTCTCCCACCACGTGGTTGATGATGCAGGCCAACAACTGGCCTTAATCGAAAGAACACTCAGCAGCCGTGACCAACGATTGAAAGAGCAGGGCCTGACGTCGCGCGCTTTCGGCACGCGTCATTTTCAGGACTTTTGCGCCAGCCTCGTCGGCAATCCAAATCTTTCAATCACTGGTTTTTCGCTCATTCACGGTCAAAATTTTCTGGCTGAACAATGGGGTTTCACTCACGGTGGACGCTATTACGCCTATGTGGCGGCTCGGGACTTTTCCCAGTCAGACGAAAGTCCGGGCAAGATGCACCTCGCCGAAGTCACTCAGGCCTGCGCAGACCGCGGGCTGGCCGCCTGTGACCTTGGTATTCCCACCATGCCTTACAAATTAACGTGGGCGACTCATGTCGTGGACGTCCACGATATCGCTATCCCTCTCACCGCACGCGGCAAGTTGATTGTGCGCGTTTGGGATGTTTGGTTGCGACCAAACCTGAAAGCGCTGGTTTTGCGTACCCCACCGACCCTCCGCGTCAAAGTCATGCGTTTTTTTGGGCGGAACAAGGACCAAAAACCATAA
- the dapF gene encoding diaminopimelate epimerase — MNGLGNQIIVADMRGTDRRVTAEAAIAINAHPETKFDQIMAIHDPRTSGTDYFIEIINSDGSRAQACGNGMRCVVQFLTAEHGRRRFDFESVAGFLFGEEAEDGLITVDMGTPKFAWYDIPLNEEFGDTRAIELQIGPIDAPILHSPSAASMGNPHVTFWVKDDVWGYALEKFGPMLENHPLFPERCNISIAEVITPDRMILRTWERGAGITEACGTAACAALVNGVRTRRSNRKATITVPGGDLVVEWLPDDHVTLTGPAEYEWRGTVDPSTGIWARSEAA; from the coding sequence ATGAATGGTCTGGGCAACCAGATTATCGTGGCCGATATGCGCGGCACCGATAGGCGGGTCACGGCGGAAGCGGCGATTGCCATCAATGCGCATCCAGAAACCAAGTTCGACCAGATCATGGCCATCCATGATCCGCGCACCTCGGGAACCGACTATTTTATTGAGATCATCAATTCCGATGGATCGCGCGCTCAAGCTTGCGGCAATGGGATGCGCTGCGTTGTGCAGTTCCTCACAGCCGAGCACGGGCGTAGACGTTTCGATTTTGAAAGCGTTGCAGGGTTTCTCTTCGGAGAAGAAGCTGAAGACGGCTTGATCACTGTGGATATGGGTACGCCCAAATTCGCGTGGTACGACATTCCGCTCAACGAAGAGTTTGGCGACACGCGCGCCATTGAACTTCAGATTGGGCCGATTGATGCGCCTATCCTGCATTCCCCTTCGGCGGCCTCTATGGGCAATCCTCATGTCACCTTCTGGGTGAAGGATGATGTGTGGGGTTACGCTCTGGAAAAGTTCGGGCCCATGCTCGAGAACCATCCGCTCTTCCCAGAGCGCTGCAACATTTCTATCGCGGAGGTCATCACGCCAGACCGCATGATTTTGCGGACATGGGAGCGTGGGGCAGGGATCACCGAAGCCTGTGGCACCGCTGCTTGCGCTGCCCTCGTCAACGGCGTTCGTACCCGTCGCAGCAATCGCAAAGCGACGATCACCGTTCCGGGCGGCGATCTCGTTGTGGAGTGGCTGCCTGATGATCACGTGACCCTAACGGGACCGGCAGAGTATGAATGGCGCGGCACGGTTGACCCCTCAACGGGCATTTGGGCGCGTAGCGAGGCCGCTTAA
- a CDS encoding YciI family protein, producing MLYAMIAKDAPGALQTRLDVRPAHLDHLQSLGKAVVYAGALLDDNDQPEGSIVVFEAEDLDTAKAMAAADPFVPAGVFSSYEVKRWRIAINTTGVEF from the coding sequence ATGCTTTACGCCATGATTGCCAAGGATGCTCCCGGTGCTCTGCAGACGCGCCTTGACGTGCGTCCGGCTCATCTCGACCATTTGCAATCTTTGGGTAAGGCAGTGGTTTATGCCGGAGCCTTGCTGGATGACAATGATCAGCCCGAGGGTTCGATCGTTGTGTTTGAAGCGGAAGATCTCGATACCGCCAAAGCCATGGCTGCGGCTGATCCGTTCGTACCGGCAGGCGTTTTCTCGTCCTATGAAGTGAAGCGCTGGCGCATTGCCATCAACACCACCGGCGTGGAGTTCTAA
- the mtaB gene encoding tRNA (N(6)-L-threonylcarbamoyladenosine(37)-C(2))-methylthiotransferase MtaB, whose protein sequence is MAIETLTFGCRLNAYEGEVMKAEAEKAGLDNAIIINTCAVTQESVRQARQAVRKARRDNPEAKIIVTGCAAQTEARSFGDMAEVDLVIGNADKLKADSYKPMVFGLTLNDKVQVNDIMSVRETAAHLIEGMDSRTRAFVQVQNGCDHRCTFCIIPFGRGPSRSVPMGLVVDQIKKLVANGVKEVVLTGVDITSYGPDLPGAPSLGQLVQAILRHVPDLPRLRISSIDSIEADPALYEAVTDLRLMPHLHLSLQSGDDLILKRMKRRHLRDDALAIIDKLRGLRPDMVFGADIIAGFPTETDDMFENSRRFISEAGLTYIHAFPYSPRPGTPAARMPQVNRSVAKQRANVLRQEGDRQVQALSQTRIGAVEQVLVERSGIGRTQQFLPVNMAGIEHGSLVSVRITGASADCLVGDVLPLAA, encoded by the coding sequence ATGGCCATTGAGACACTCACTTTTGGCTGCCGCCTCAACGCCTATGAAGGCGAGGTGATGAAGGCCGAGGCCGAAAAGGCCGGGTTGGATAATGCTATCATTATCAATACCTGCGCCGTCACTCAGGAGTCCGTCCGTCAGGCACGGCAAGCGGTTCGTAAAGCACGCCGCGATAATCCTGAGGCCAAAATCATCGTCACCGGCTGCGCAGCGCAAACTGAGGCGCGCAGCTTTGGCGATATGGCCGAGGTCGATCTGGTCATCGGCAATGCCGATAAGCTCAAGGCCGATAGCTATAAGCCGATGGTTTTTGGCCTGACGCTGAACGACAAGGTGCAGGTCAATGATATCATGAGCGTGCGCGAAACCGCCGCTCATCTCATTGAAGGCATGGATAGCCGCACCCGAGCCTTTGTGCAGGTGCAAAACGGTTGCGATCACCGCTGCACCTTCTGCATCATTCCTTTTGGTCGTGGGCCCTCGCGCTCTGTGCCAATGGGCTTGGTCGTCGATCAGATCAAAAAGCTTGTCGCCAATGGTGTCAAAGAAGTGGTGCTCACCGGGGTGGACATTACCTCCTACGGTCCCGACCTACCCGGCGCACCCAGTTTGGGCCAATTGGTCCAGGCGATCTTGCGGCATGTGCCGGACCTCCCGCGCCTTCGTATTTCCTCGATCGATTCCATTGAGGCTGATCCGGCGCTTTATGAAGCGGTCACCGATCTTCGCTTGATGCCGCATTTGCATCTTTCGCTGCAATCGGGCGATGATCTCATTCTCAAGCGGATGAAGCGCCGCCATTTGCGCGATGATGCTCTGGCGATCATCGACAAGCTCCGGGGCTTGCGGCCTGACATGGTTTTTGGCGCAGACATTATTGCCGGTTTTCCGACCGAAACCGATGACATGTTTGAAAACTCCCGCCGCTTTATTAGCGAAGCGGGCTTGACCTATATCCATGCCTTTCCATATTCGCCGCGCCCGGGCACACCGGCGGCGCGCATGCCACAGGTCAACCGCTCTGTCGCAAAGCAAAGAGCAAATGTTCTGCGTCAGGAGGGGGATCGGCAGGTTCAGGCTCTCAGCCAAACGCGGATTGGCGCGGTGGAACAAGTGCTTGTTGAACGCTCCGGCATCGGCCGCACGCAACAGTTCCTTCCCGTTAATATGGCTGGCATAGAACACGGGTCACTGGTCAGTGTAAGAATTACGGGCGCGAGCGCAGATTGCCTTGTCGGCGACGTGCTCCCCCTTGCAGCTTAG
- the rpsP gene encoding 30S ribosomal protein S16 produces MALKIRLARAGTKKRPFYHIVIADARSPRDGRFIEKLGTYNPLLNKDVENRIVLNTERAQHWLSVGAVPTDRVERFLDAAGLLKRDARNNPKKGEPGDRAKERAEEKAAKEAAVAEGAAE; encoded by the coding sequence ATGGCACTCAAGATCCGCCTTGCACGCGCTGGCACCAAGAAGCGCCCTTTCTACCACATCGTTATCGCTGACGCGCGTTCGCCACGCGACGGCCGCTTCATCGAAAAGCTGGGCACCTACAACCCACTGCTGAACAAGGACGTTGAAAACCGCATCGTTCTGAACACCGAACGCGCTCAGCACTGGCTGTCCGTTGGTGCGGTTCCAACCGACCGCGTAGAACGTTTCCTCGACGCAGCAGGCCTCCTGAAGCGCGACGCACGCAACAACCCAAAGAAGGGTGAGCCAGGCGACCGCGCTAAGGAACGCGCAGAGGAAAAGGCAGCTAAGGAAGCTGCTGTTGCTGAAGGCGCAGCTGAATAA